The Brevibacterium atlanticum genome segment AACAGGCGAAGTCGAACGCCCCGTGCATCATCTTCATCGATGAGATCGACGCCGTCGGCCGCCAGCGCGGCGCCGGCATGGGCGGCGGACACGATGAGCGCGAACAGACGCTCAACCAGCTGCTCGTCGAGATGGACGGCTTCGACGTCAAGACCAACGTCATCCTCATCGCCGCGACGAACCGCCCCGACGTCCTCGACCCGGCCCTGCTGCGTCCCGGCCGCTTCGACCGACAGATCCCCGTCGAAGCCCCGGACATGAAGGGCCGCAAGCACATCCTCGAGGTCCACGCCGCCGACAAGCCGCTGGCCGACGAGGTCGACCTGGGCCAGGTGGCCAAGCGCACTCCCGGCTTCTCCGGTGCGGACCTCGCCAACGTCCTCAATGAGGCGGCCCTGCTCACCGCCCGTGAAGGCGCGAAGGTCATCGACAACCGGATCCTCGACGAAGCCATCGACCGCGTCATCGCCGGCCCGCAGAAGCGGACCCGTCTGATGAATGACAAGGAACGCCTCGTCACCGCCTACCACGAGGGCGGACACGCGCTGGTGGCTGCGGCTATGAACCAGACCGACCCGGTCACGAAGGTGACGATCCTCCCACGCGGTCGGGCACTGGGCTATACCATGGTGCTGCCGAGCGAGGACAAGTACTCCACCACCCGCAATGAGCTGCTCGACCAACTCGCCTACGCGATGGGAGGACGCGTCGCCGAGGAGATCGTCTTCCACGATCCGACGACGGGCGCCAGCAACGACATCGAGAAGGCGACGAACATCGCCCGGAAGATGGTCACCCAGTACGGCATGAGCGAGAAGCTGGGCATGGTCAAGATCGGCGACGACCAGTCCGAGCCCTTCGCCGGACGCGGCTACGGCGGCGGCGACGAATACGGCGACTCGACCCTGTCCTCGATCGACGTCGAGGTCCGCGGACTCATCGACTCCGCCCACGCCGACGCCTACTGGGCGCTGACCCACAACCGCGAGGTCCTCGACGACCTCGCCTACCAGCTGCTCGAACGGGAGACGCTCGACCAGGCGGCCCTCGACGCGATCTTCGCCTCGGTCGTCAAACGCCCCGTCCGCGACGTGTGGCTGGCTCATGACGACCGACCCGTGTCCGAACGCGGCCCCATCGATCCGCCGGCCCCGCAGAACGGCCGGACCACAGGTGAGGGCTCGACCGACGCCGAGGTGGACACCACCGACATTCCCGGAGCCGGGCCCTCGGGTGTGAGCGGACCGAACGTGCCGCAGAATCCGCCGGGACCGCAGAACCCGAACGACGACAGAGGGAACAGCATCTGATGGCCGACATCGAAGGGGCGGCCGCCGGTCTCGGTGCGCCCCCGGCAGGGCACGAGAACAAGGTCGACCAGGACCGCATCGCCGCTGCCGTGCGTGAGATCCTCATCGCCGTCGGTGAGGACCCCGACCGCGAAGGACTCGTCGAGACCCCCGGGCGGGTCGCTCGGGCCTATGAGGAGATCTTCGCCGGACTCCATCGCGAACCCTCAGAGGTCCTCGGCGTCACCTTCGACATCAGCCACGAAGAGCTCGTCCTCGTCCGCGACATCGACCTGTACTCGACGTGCGAGCACCATCTCGTTCCCTTCCACGGCGTCGCCCACATCGGCTACATCCCGAGCAAGCAGGGCAAGGTCACAGGCCTGTCGAAGCTCGCACGCCTCGTCGAGATCTACGCTCGCCGTCCGCAGGTCCAAGAGCGCCTGACCTCGCAGATCGCCGACGCCCTCGTCGAACACCTCGAACCGCAGGGCGTCATCGTCGTCGTCGAAGCCGAACACCTGTGCATGACGATGCGCGGAGTCCGCAAGCCCGGAGCCTCGACGATCACCTCGGCCGTGCGCGGGCAGCTGCGCGAAAGCGCCTCCCGAGCCGAAGCGATGAGTCTGATCCTCGGCCGCTAGAGACTCGGCCGTGAGAGAACCGACGATGGACATGTCTGCGAAGCAGGAGGCGACGATGCGCAATCCCGGACGACGCGAGAGCACGAAGATCATGGGCGTCCTCAACGTCACCCCCGACTCGTTCTCCGACGGAGGACTCTGGTTCGACCATGGCAGGGCCATCGCCCACGGGCTCGAACTCATGGCCGCCGGCGCCGACATCATCGACGTCGGAGGAGAGTCGACGAGGCCGGGCTCCGTGCGCGTCGACGAAGACGAAGAGCTGCGCCGCGTCATCCCCGTCGTCCGTGAACTCGCCTCCGCCGGTGCTGTGATAAGCGTCGACACGATGCGCTCCCGTGTCGCTCGGGACTCCCTGGCCGCCGGCGCCCACATCATCAACGATGTCTCCGCCGGTCAGTCCGACCCCACCATGCTCGCGCTCGCCGCGGAGTCCGCGGCACCCATCGTGCTCATGCACTGGCGCGGCCACCTCGACCAGGCAGCGGCGACTTTCCACTACGACGACGTCGTCGCCGAGGTGATCGACGAGCTGCGCACACGCATCGACGAAGCCATCGAGGTCGGGGTCGATCCTGCGAACATCATCGTCGACCCCGGGCTCGGATTCTCGAAGAACGCCGAACACAACTGGCAGATCCTCGCCGCCCTCGATGCGTTCTCCGCCCTCGACCACCGACTGCTCGTCGCCGCCAGCCGCAAACGCTTCATCTCCAGCCTCATCAGCCCCGAGGACCCGAAGCTCGCCGAACAGGCGGCCAAGGACCAGGCGACGGCCACGATCTCGGCCATCTCCGCACAAGCCGGAGCCTGGGCCGTCCGCGTCCACGATCCGGCCACCTCGGCGATCGCCTGCCGAGTCGTCGATGCCGTCGCCGACCACGACCCGGTGCACGTCGGGACGGACGACCTGGCCCGGACCGAGGGCTCTGCCCAGTCGACGAAGGGCGGGGGAGCGGTATGAGCGAGAGTGCGACAGGCACAGCCCCCGACCGGATCGAACTGCGCGGACTGCGCGTCCACGGCAACCACGGCGTCTTCGAATTCGAGAAGCGCGAGGGGCAGGACTTCGTCATCGACGTCACCCTGCACACCTCTGTGGCCCGGGCTGCGGCCACCGACGATCTCACCGAGACCATCCACTACGGCGAACTCGCCGAGGGCGTCGCCGGAATCGTCGAGAACACCACCTTCGACCTCATCGAGACCCTGGCCGAGACCATCGCCGACCACTGCCTGAGCCTGTGCGAGCACGTCGAGGTCGTCGTCCACAAGCCCTCCGCGCCGATCCAACGCACCTTCAACGACGTCAGAGTCAGCGTCGAACGCCGCCGCACCTCGGCCGCGAGCGGATCAGCCGGGTCGGCCGCACGCACCGAGGCCCACCTCAACCTCGGGGCCAACCTCGGCGACGCCCGTGACACCCTCGACCAGGCCGTCGAGGCGCTCGAGCGGCACCCGGAGATCAGCGTGGAGAAGCGCTCCTCGCTCTACCGGACGGCACCCTGGGGTGGGGTCGAGCAGAACGACTTCCTCAACCTCGGTCTCATCGTCACCACCACCCTCACCGCCGCCGAACTGTTGGCGGTCGCCCAAGGCATCGAAGTCGCCTTCGGGCGCACCCGGGAGCTGCGCTGGGGCCCGCGCACACTCGACATCGACCTCATCTGCTTCGGCACCGGCGACGACGAACTGGTCAGCGACACCGAGCGTCTGACACTGCCGCACCCGCGCGCCCATGAACGCGCCTTCGTGCTCGCCCCCTGGGCCGAGCTCGACGGCGACGTGACCGTGCTGACCCCGCAGGGCAGACGCCCGATCGGCGAGCTGCTCCACGACCTCGACGACCAAGAAATCAGCCGGATCACCTGACCGAGACCGACCGCGATCTGAGAGACTGGATTCCATGCAGAGAACCTCCTCGTCCACCCTCGCCGTCTGGGCCGTGATCGGCACGGTGCTCGCGGTCGTGGTCGACGTGGTGCTCGAAAGCCAGGGCTTCGCCCTGTCCGGCCTGCCGTGGTTCGCGATCATCGGCATGCTCGTCCTCGCCGCCGTCCTGCTCGTCCTCGGATGGCCGATCAAGAAGTGGAACGACGGAGACCGGACCAAGGAGATCGACCCGCTCCAAGCCGCTCGGGTCGCCGTCATGGCCAAGGCCAGCGCCCTGACTGGAGCGGGCCTGGCCGGCTGGTACCTCGGCAACGCCGGCTACTACTTCCTGTCGGCGCCGGGCATCCGCAACGATCTCGCGGCAGGTATGCTTGTCGCGATGATCTCGGCCGCGGCACTTATGATCGTCGGCATCATCGTCGAGGGATTCTGCGAGATCCCGCCCCAAGACCCGCCTGGAGCTGAAACCGCATGAACCGTGACCTCTCGTTCTCCATCGGAGCAGATGTGCCCTTCAACCGGGTGAGTCCGAAGTACGGACTCAAAGAAGTCCTCGCCTCGCTGACCCTGCTCATCCCGATGCTCATCGTCGCCCTGGTCTTCGCGATCATCTACACCGCCGATGTGCCGTGGCTCCATGCCATCTGGGCGGCCGTCCTCGTCTACGGGATCATCTCCACCATCGTCATCCTCCGCCAGGCGCGGGCCATCGGCTACGCCGAACGCGAGGACGATCTGCTCGTGCGCCGCGGCATCATGTTCCACAGAGCCACGGTCGTGCCCTACGGGCGTCTGCAGTTCGTCGATGTCGACGCCGGCCCCATCGACCGCATGTTCGGCCTGGCCACCGTCAAACTCCACACCGCCTCGGCGGCGACCGATGCGACGATCCCCGGACTGCCCCGGGCTGAGGCCGATCGGCTGCGCGACAGTCTCGCCGGGCTCGGCCAAGCCAACCTGGCGGGACTGTGACGATGAGCGAGGAACCGATCACCGGACCCGAGCCGGCGCACGACCCCACCGGTCAGGCGGGTACCGATCCCACCCTCGCCGAGGCTCTCCACGGTGCCGCCGCCCCCGAGGTATGGCACCGCGTCCACCCCCTGACCCCGATCCTCGAGAGCCTCGCGGTCCTCGTCGGTATTGTCATCGCCGCCGCGTACGGCCTGCAGAACTTCTTCCAGTCGGCCGTCGAGGACCTCGCCTCCGGCAAGTCCGTCGACCTCACCTTCGCCGGATGGCTGCGCTCTCATCCAGTCGTGATCCTCGCGGTCGTCGGCGGGATCATCCTCGTGCTCCTGCTCGTCGCGTTCTTCAGCTGGTTGGCGTGGAGGGTGATGGGCTACCGCGTCGACACCGAATCCATCTACTACCGTCGCGGACTCATCTCGAAGAAGCTACGCAAGGCACGTCTCGACCGTGTGCAGTCGATCGACCTGCAGCAGAAGCTGCTGCCCCGGGTGCTGGGCATGGCCGAACTCGTCTTCGACGTCGCCGGCGGCACGGACTCGAACATCTCGCTCAAGTACCTCTCGAAGCGGAGAGCCGAAGAGCTGCGCGACGAACTGCTCACCGCAGTGCGCGCGAAGAAGCAGAAGTCCGCCGAGGCGGGCCCCGCCACAGGTGCGCACCCGCCCCTTCCCGATAACGGGGAGATGGATACCCGTGGCGAGCAGTCCGGTGAGACGGCGGCTGCGTCCGGAGAGGCGGGCCCCGCGCCGACGGGGTCAGCGGCGGATTCCTCCGCAGGCGGTCGAAGCACCGAGCAGGGGATTCCCGAACGCAGCGGCGACAGCATCGGCGTGCGTCTGGGCAAACGCCTCGGATCCATGGCCGATGACTTCTCCCACGAAGCCGAAGGCAGCCTCAACGAACTGCTCGCCCCCTACAACCTCTCGGCGAACGTCGGTAAGGAGGGCGAGATCATCCGCGTACCCGTCCACCGGGTCGTCGCCTCATCCCTGCTCAAGACCGAGACCCTCATCTCCGCCGTCATCGTCGTCATCCTCATCGCCATGGCCGTCGTCTTCCTGGTGCTGGGGATCCGCGAGGCCTTCATTCCGATCCTGGTCGGTGCCCTTCCCGGCGTCTTCGCCACCTTCTCGGTGTTCAAGAAGAATCTCGACAATGCCAACTTCGTCGTCCGCCTCGGTGAGAACGGACTCGCCGTCAATCACGGGCTCTTTGCGACCTCGCGGAAGGTCATCCCACTCGATCGGATCCAAGCCGTATGCCTCCATCAGCCGCTGCTGTGGCGGTGGTCCGGATGGTGGCAGGCCGAATACAACATCGCCAGTGCCGGTGGGAAGAACGACTCGAACCTGCTGCTGCCGGTCGGCAGCGTCGATCAGGCGCTGCTCATGGTCGGTCTCGCGCTGCCCGACCCCCAGCTGCCTGAGGGAGTCAGCGCGGACACCCTGGTGCGCTCGGCGATGTACGACCGGAAATCCGAGGACCCTCGGGCCGAGGTGGCCGAGGCGCTCTTCCACCCGCAGCCGCGATCCTCTCGGTTCATCGATCCGCTGGTGTGGAAGCGTCGGGCCTACGCACTCACCGAGTCGATGCTCGTCCTCCGCCTCGGCGCTCTGGGCCGCCGCGTCGACTTCGTGCCTCATGTGCGGGTGCAGTCCCTGCACTACCGGCAGGGACCGCTGATGCGCGCGCTCGGACTCGGCACCGTCGCCGTGCACTCGACGGCCGGCCCGATCGACCCGCGCGTAACCCACCAGAGCGAGGCCGAGGCAAAACGGTTCTTCAACGAGCACGCCGAACGGACACGACTGGCCAGGCAGAGCTATGACGACGAGGCCCGCATCGCCAGGGAAGGACGAGGATGAGTCAGGACGAGGCGCCCAGGCTGGGCATCGGCATCATCGGCTGCGGTCGAGTCGGAGCGAGCATCGGAGCGGCCTGGCGGCAGTCCGGGCACGCGATCATCGGAGTCAGCGCCACCTCGGCGGCCAGTCGCGAACGCGCCGCGGATATGCTGCCCGGCGTGCCGATCCTCGATCCCGACGACATCACCGAACGCGCCGAACTCGTGCTCCTCGCCGTTCCGGATGATGAGATCGCGCCCCTGGTCACAGGTCTGGCGAATCTCGGCCGAATCCATTCCGGGCAGATCCTCGTCCACTGCTCGGGCCGGTACGGAACGGATGTGCTCGAAGCCGGGACCCGCCTCGGCGCTCTGCCCATCGCTCTGCACCCGTCGCTGACGTTCACGGGCACCGACGTCGACCTCAACCGGCTGCGACAGGCGACGATCGCCGTCACGGCGCCCGCGCCGATCCGACCGGTCGGGGAAGCGCTTGTGGTCGAGCTCGGTGCCGAACCGATCGAAATCGCCGAAGCCGACCGCCCGCTCTACCACGCGGCCATCACCCACGCGTCGAACCATTCGATCACGATCATCGCCGAAGCCATGGAGATGCTCGCCGAGGCGGGGGTCGAGGATCCGTCCCACGTCCTCAACGCCCTCATCGAGGCAAGCACCGCGAACACCCTGCAGAACGGGGCGAAAGCGCTGACAGGACCCGTCAGCCGCGGTGACGTCGGCACGGTCGAGGCGCACCTGGCGGCGCTGAGCGAATACAGTCTGAACCGGTCGAATCCCGCGGCGCGCAACAGCTACATCGCGCTGGCACGGTCGACGACGGCGAAGGCGCTGGCGATGGGACGCATCACCGAGGCGGCCGCGCAGGAGATCCTCGGCGTCCTCGACGTGTGAGCGAGGGCATCCGAATTCCCCCTCGCAGCGGGTGCACGGTAGCCTTGAACCATGGCGAATACCGAGTCGAAGACCACTGAGAACGCAGACCTTTCACCCGAACATCTCGATCCGGAGCAGATCCGGATCCGGAAGGAAAAGCGGCAGCGTCTCCTCGACGACGGCACCGAAGCCTACCCCGTCGAGGTTCCGCGCACCCATACCCTGACCGAGGTCCACGCCGTCCACGACGGGCTCGAAGCCGGAGACGAGACCGAGGACATCGTCGGCGTCGTCGGCCGCGTCGTCTTCGTCCGCACCACCGGCAAGCTGTGCTTCGTCACCCTCCAGTCCGGCGACGGCACCCGCCTGCAGGGCATGCTCTCGCTGCGCGAGGTCGGCCAGGAACGACTCGACGAGTTCAAGACCGATGTCGACCTCGGTGACTTCCTGTTCCTGCACGGACGCGTCATCAAGTCCAAGCGCGGTGAGCTCTCGGTGCTCGCCGACTCCTGGACCCTGGCGTCGAAGGCACTGCGTCCGCTGCCGGGCCTGCACACCGAACTCGCTGAGGACACCCGCGTGCGCCAGCGCTACCTCGACCTCATCACCCGCGAACAGGCACGCGAGACGATGCTCACCCGCGCGAAGGTGATGTCTTCGCTGCGCCAGACCTTCGCCGAACAGGACTTCGTCGAGATCGAGACACCGATGCTGCAGACCATGCACGGCGGCGCATCGGCACGTCCGTTCAAGACGCACATGAATGCCTACGACATCGACATGTACCTGCGCATTGCGCCCGAGCTGTTCCTCAAGCGGGCCATCGTCGGCGGCATCGAGAACGTCTTCGAGATCAACCGCAACTTCCGCAATGAAGGCGCCGACTCCACACATTCCCCGGAGTTCGCGATGCTCGAGGCCTACCAGTCCTACGGCGACTACCATTCGATCGCGGAACTGACCAAGACCCTGATCCAGAACGCGGCGCAGAACGCCACCGGTTCGCTCGTCGTCACCCTCGACGACGGCACGGAGTACGACTTCGGCGGCGACTGGGCGGTCGTGAGCATGTACGAATCGCTGTCACAGGAGTCCGGAGTCGAAGTCACCCCGGAAACCGGTCTCGACGTGCTGGACAAGATCGCTGCGGATCACGGCGTCGACCTGTCCGGAGTCTTCCGCTCGCACGGCAAGTACGTCGAAGAGCTGTGGGAGCACTTCTACCAGGACAGGCTGTGGGAACCGACCTTCGTCACCGACTTCCCCGTCGACACCTCACCGCTGGTGCGAGAGCACCGGGAGAAGAAGGGCGTCGTCGAGAAGTGGGACCTCTACGTGCGCGGCTTCGAACTGGCCACCGGCTATTCCGAGCTCGTCGACCCGGTCATCCAGCGCCAGCGCTTCGAAGCGCAGGCCGCCGACGCCGCCCGCGGCGACGACGAAGCCATGGGCCTCGACGAGGACTTCCTCATGGCGATGGAGCACGGAATGCCGCCGACCGGAGGCATGGGCATGGGCCTCGACCGCCTGCTCATGGCTCTGACGGGCCTGGGGATCCGCGAAACCATTCTCTTCCCCTTCACGAAGCCCTTGGCGGCTTCACACGAGGACACAGCCGAGGAGGGCTGACAGCAATGATGGAAATCCTCAAAGCGCTGCTTCCCTCGATCTGCGTGGGACTGCTGTTCTGGTACGTGTTTAGGAACATCCTGCGTGCCGATCGCAATGAACGCGAGCAGGTCGATAAATACTATTCGGAGATTGACGCTAACGAAGTGGACAATAATTCGGAATCAGATGTTAGGATGAATGCGACAAAAACCTCTGATTACGAAAAGAGTGAACATGGCAAGGGAAATGCGCCTCGTTCTCACGGATGATTTCGACGGAACGGAAGCGGCAGAAACCGTTCGCTTCAGCCTGGACCAAGCAACCTACGAACTCGAGCTCTCAACAGAGAATGCCGATAAGCTTCGTGAAACATTCGCCCCATTCATCGCCAAAGCACGTCGCGTAGCCAACACCGGCGGTCGCTCCCGTCGCGGCGGCTCGGCCGGCCCCAAGCGGGACACCGCCAAGATCCGCGAATGGGCGCAGAACAACGGTTACCAGCTCGGTGACCGTGGCCGCATTCCCCTTGAGATCGTCGAGGCCTACGAGGCAGCCGAGAAATAAAGGGCCCGGCTCACAGCCGCGAACTCCGAACACAGTCCTGAGGGACCAGCGAATTCCACCGCTGGTCCCTCAGGACTTTTCGCATCACTGAGGTCCGCTCTGTTCACTCGGGCCTTTTCGGATCGAGATCACGAGCAATTCGCGGACTCAACGGCGATCGCGGTGAACGCAACTGAGATGTCTCAAACTCAGACATCTGTCAGGAATTATGGGGCTGAAAGACATGTCGGCTCGCGGTCTGTCAAATGCGCTGGCGAATTCCGCGACGAATCAAGGGAGCCTGTGGTCGCTGAGGCGTGTGGATATCCAGGTGAAGAGGTTATGAGTGTGGATTGAGCTGAGCCCTCGCCGCAGCCAGATGCTCTGGTTCCCGGGTGTGGAGTGCGAAGAGTCCCAATTCGACGGGAGTGGCCGCGTAGAGTTCGTCGCAATGTTCGGCGAACCTCGGCCAGACATGTCCGCCTGCTTCGACATACCGGGCGAGCGTCGTCTCGAATGCTGCGGCCGAAACACTGGCACGGTGGAACATGAAGTCCCTGGCGGGATCGCCGATCGACGCTGTCGTCCAGTCGAGGACGCCCCGGGTGATCGGTCCGTCCATGAGCTGATGAGCCGGATACACCTCGCCGTGAGTCACGGTCGAGAACGTCGGCCAATAGGAGTCGTCGTCGAGCCATGCGGACCAGCGCCGACGCAGGTTCGATGCCACTGCGAACTCAGTGACGACTCGATCGATGTCGTCACGTTTGCGCTGCCGCACCTCGGCGGGGGAGAGGTCCGGGATCCCCGAGGGGCGGACGAGCACGGGATCGACGGTGTGCAACTCGGCGAGTATGCCGGCGAGGGACTCGGCGTACGCAGGGGACTCGACGTCGAAATGCCAGTGCGGCTGTCCGCGATCGTCGATCGTCAACCCGGGAGACCCCGGCAGAAGCGGGTAGGCGATGAGTTGCTCAGAATGCACCTGCCAATCCGGAACCGCAATGCTCAGATGCGGCCTGATGCTCTTGAGGAAACGTCCTTCCACTGCGGCGCGGGCGACGACATCCGGGCGTCGAGGTATTCGGAGCACCCAGCGGCTGCCGTCGACCGCTTCGCCGATGGCGACCTGGAAGTCGAGACCGAGTTCGTTGACTGCGATGGTCTCGGAAACGATGTCCAAGCCGTGGTCGAGCGCCAGCTCTCGGATCGTCGAACGGTCGACGGACATGGAATCGGCCTTTCTGCCCAAACAGAGTGTCCCTCGAGTCTAGGGAATTTCGCCCACAGCCAAACGGTTTCGGCTCATGGCGAAACGTGCAATAGAACCGCGCCGATGGTCGTTAGGCTCAGAAGAATCAGAAGACCGAGGAGGATGAATATGTTCGAGCGGTTCACCGACCGAGCACGACGCGTTGTGGTGCTCGCGCAGGAAGAAGCGAAACTTCTCAAACACAACTACATCGGAACCGAGCACATTCTGCTCGGCCTCATCCATGAGGGTGAGGGCCTGGCCGCGAAGGCCCTCGAGGGCATGGACATCTCCCTCGAGCAGGTGCGGGACCAGGTCCAGGAGATCATCGGTCAGGGACAGCAGGCACCCAGCGGACACATCCCCTTCACGCCGCGGGCGAAGAAGGTCCTCGAACTCAGCCTGCGTGAGGCACTGCAGCTGGGACACAGCTACATCGGCACCGAGCACATCCTGCTCGGCCTCATCCGTGAGGGCGAGGGAGTCGCGGCTCAGGTGCTCGTGAAGCTCGGCGCCGACCTCGGACGGGTCCGCCAGGAAGTCATCAAGCTGCTGTCGGGCTACCAGGGCAAGGAACCTGTTTCGGCCGGCGGCCGCGAAGAGGGCGCCCCGTCGGGTTCGCTTGTGCTCGACCAGTTCGGCACCAACCTCACCGCGGCCGCCCGCGAGGCGAAGCTCGACCCGGTCATCGGGCGTCATGAGCAGATGCAGCGCGTGATGCAGATC includes the following:
- a CDS encoding macrolide 2'-phosphotransferase, with the translated sequence MSVDRSTIRELALDHGLDIVSETIAVNELGLDFQVAIGEAVDGSRWVLRIPRRPDVVARAAVEGRFLKSIRPHLSIAVPDWQVHSEQLIAYPLLPGSPGLTIDDRGQPHWHFDVESPAYAESLAGILAELHTVDPVLVRPSGIPDLSPAEVRQRKRDDIDRVVTEFAVASNLRRRWSAWLDDDSYWPTFSTVTHGEVYPAHQLMDGPITRGVLDWTTASIGDPARDFMFHRASVSAAAFETTLARYVEAGGHVWPRFAEHCDELYAATPVELGLFALHTREPEHLAAARAQLNPHS